The following proteins are encoded in a genomic region of Sphingopyxis sp. YF1:
- a CDS encoding DSD1 family PLP-dependent enzyme produces MSDDLTLHAHLVGRQGGRADLNTPVLVVELASLDRNIAAMAQRVAAHGVGLRPHAKTHKSVDIAGRQLAAGALGVCCAKIGEAEALAAGGVTGILITSPVAAPRAIDRLAALAGQADGLMAVVDHPAVAARVDAALAAAGTTLDVVIDIDPGIARTGVASAEAAVALARAIAGLPRLRYRGVQFYCGSQQHIEAYGERRAAIEERTAWLQTVIAALAAAGFAPEIVTGSGTGTHRIDLDLGVFTELQAGSYVFMDKQYLDCDLVGDGSCPFETALGVDARVVSANHSGLVTIDAGFKSLSTDGGVAVARVGAPESAFFAFMGDEHAALIAPGIGDALAPGDPVTLTVPHCDPTVNLYDHYHVVDGDTLVAIWPVSARGRAR; encoded by the coding sequence ATGAGCGACGATCTGACGCTGCACGCCCATCTCGTCGGCCGGCAGGGCGGCCGCGCCGACCTCAACACGCCGGTGCTCGTCGTCGAGCTCGCGTCGCTCGACCGCAACATCGCCGCGATGGCGCAGCGCGTTGCCGCGCACGGCGTCGGGCTGCGTCCGCACGCCAAGACGCACAAGAGCGTCGACATCGCGGGGCGCCAGCTCGCCGCGGGGGCGCTCGGCGTCTGCTGCGCCAAGATCGGCGAGGCCGAGGCGCTCGCCGCGGGCGGGGTGACCGGAATCCTGATCACCTCGCCCGTCGCCGCGCCGCGCGCGATCGACCGGCTGGCGGCGCTCGCGGGGCAGGCCGACGGCCTGATGGCGGTGGTCGACCATCCCGCGGTCGCGGCGCGCGTCGATGCCGCGCTCGCCGCGGCAGGGACGACGCTCGACGTCGTCATAGACATCGACCCCGGCATCGCGCGCACCGGCGTCGCCTCGGCCGAGGCGGCGGTCGCGCTGGCGCGCGCGATCGCCGGCCTGCCGCGGCTTCGCTATCGCGGCGTCCAATTCTATTGCGGCTCGCAGCAGCATATCGAGGCCTATGGCGAACGCCGCGCCGCGATCGAAGAGCGCACCGCCTGGCTGCAAACCGTCATCGCGGCGCTCGCCGCCGCGGGCTTCGCGCCCGAAATCGTCACCGGCTCGGGCACCGGCACGCACCGCATCGACCTCGACCTCGGCGTGTTCACCGAGCTGCAGGCGGGCAGCTATGTCTTCATGGACAAGCAATATCTCGACTGTGACCTCGTCGGCGACGGTAGCTGTCCTTTCGAAACCGCGCTCGGGGTCGACGCGCGCGTCGTCAGCGCCAATCATTCGGGGCTCGTCACCATCGACGCCGGTTTCAAGTCGCTGTCGACCGACGGCGGCGTCGCGGTCGCGCGGGTCGGGGCGCCCGAATCGGCCTTCTTCGCCTTCATGGGCGACGAACATGCCGCGCTGATCGCGCCGGGCATCGGCGATGCGCTCGCCCCCGGCGACCCGGTGACGCTCACCGTCCCGCACTGCGACCCGACGGTGAACCTCTACGATCATTATCATGTCGTCGACGGCGACACGCTCGTCGCGATCTGGCCGGTGAGCGCGCGCGGCCGCGCGCGGTGA